In one window of Clupea harengus chromosome 4, Ch_v2.0.2, whole genome shotgun sequence DNA:
- the LOC122128524 gene encoding deoxynucleoside triphosphate triphosphohydrolase SAMHD1-like translates to MGLGGSFCHCDFGSSFRPLGKRRQIIHSLDKLWHIKDAPMKVFNDPIHGHIEMHPLLVHIIDTPQFQRLRYIKQLGGAYLVFPGASHTRFEHSLGVGYLAGKLVQVLKERQPELLITRQDILCVQIAGLCHDLGHGPFSHLYDGIFLPKVRPEKEWRHEEASVQMFDHLVRENKLEVVMQDHGLTLPDDVEFIKDLIDPKLPSKGRPEEKSFLYEIVANKRNGIDVDKWDYFARDCYHLGIKNSFDYQRILRFSRVCDVEGKKSICIREKEVWNMYDMFHTRSGLHRRAYQHKVVKIINTMIADALVKAHPYIKIKGSGGKMLPLSKAIDDMEAYTNLTDHVFLQILYSYSDELAGAREILQNIICRRLYKCVGEIRPTTHVDVSQDKLKELAENVASSKPSDEDVVLTSEDFVVNVISLDYSMKDKDPINNVHFYRKNDPTKAIKFSRHEVSKMLPEKFEEQLIFVYYKGRDKPRDKRLEEPLEERRLEECLEERRLEERRLEERHLEERRLEERRLEERRLEAAKQYFKEWRKTQP, encoded by the exons ATGGGACTGGGTGGAAGCTTTTGTCACTGTGATTTTGGTTCCTCTTTTAGACCTCTGGGGAAACGCAGGCAGATTATCCACAGCCTGGATAAACTATGGCACATCAAAGACGCGCCTATGAAG gtcttCAACGACCCCATCCACGGCCACATTGAGATGCACCCTCTCCTGGTGCACATCATAGACACTCCTCAGTTCCAGAGGCTCCGCTACATCAAGCAGCTGGGTGGGGCCTACCTGGTGTTCCCAGGGGCATCCCACACCCGCTTTGAACACTctctcgg GGTCGGGTATCTGGCTGGTAAGCTGGTCCAAGTCCTGAAAGAACGGCAACCTGAGCTGCTCATAACCAGGCAGGATATCCTGTGTGTGCAGATTGCAGGCCTGTGCCATGACTTGG GACATGGGCCGTTCTCTCACTTGTACGATGGAATATTCCTCCCCAAAGTTCGCCCAGAAAAAGAGTGGAGG cATGAGGAGGCCTCTGTGCAGATGTTTGACCACCTGGTGAGGGAGAATAAACTGGAGGTGGTGATGCAGGATCATGGCCTGACCCTCCCCGATGACGTGGAGTTCATTAAGGACCTGATCGACCCT aAGTTGCCCTCCAAAGGCAGGCCTGAGGAAAAGTCCTTCCTGTATGAGATTGTGGCCAACAAAAGGAATGGCATCGATGTGGACAAGTGGGACTACTTTGCGAG GGACTGTTACCACCTTGGCATCAAGAACAGCTTTGATTACCAGCGCATCCTGAGATTTTCCCGCGTGTGTGATGTCGAGGGGAAGAAGAGCATTTGCATCAGAGAAAAG GAGGTATGGAACATGTATGACATGTTCCACACGCGGAGCGGCCTTCATCGCAGAGCATACCAGCACAAGGTCGTCAAAATCATTAATACCAT GATTGCAGATGCCCTGGTGAAGGCACACCCCTACATTAAGATCAAGGGCTCAGGAGGGAagatgctccctctctccaaagCCATAGATGACATGGAGGCCTACACCAATCTCACAG accacGTTTTTCTGCAGATCCTCTACTCGTACTCTGATGAGTTGGCGGGAGCTCGGGAGATCCTCCAGAACATCATCTGCCGGCGCTtgtataagtgtgtgggtgagatcAGACCCACCACTCACGTGGACGTGTCCCAG GATAAGCTGAAGGAGTTGGCTGAAAACGTAGCCAGCTCCAAACCCAGTGATGAAGATGTGGTCTTGACGAGCGAGGACTTTGTTGTCAAT gtCATCTCCTTGGACTACAGCATGAAGGACAAGGACCCCATCAACAACGTCCACTTCTACCGCAAAAACGACCCGACCAAGGCCATCAAGTTCAGCAGGCATGAG GTGTCCAAGATGCTGCCTGAGAAGTTTGAGGAGCAGCTGATCTTTGTGTACTACAAGGGCCGGGACAAGCCCCGGGACAAGCGCCTGGAGGAGCCTCTAGAGGAGCGCCGTCTGGAGGAGTGTCTGGAGGAGCGCCGTCTGGAGGAGCGCCGTCTGGAGGAGCGCCATCTGGAGGAGCGCCGTCTGGAGGAGCGCCGTCTGGAGGAGCGCCGTCTGGAGGCCGCCAAGCAGTACTTTAAAGAGTGGCGCAAAACCCAGCCTTAG